In the genome of Coraliomargarita algicola, one region contains:
- a CDS encoding HAMP domain-containing sensor histidine kinase, with protein MRFRPVIFAWCLLFGATLAMAAAAWWLLGREADRVEALAAGTLANRTASVAESIDLLMGELRDGVREGLVAVRTVPEPRIALAELVEGNPYIAAGFYFRGSDAVTAWFGERGQLPSPSSLRAGDGEFPWTLPDFEDERLLPEDVVQAAPVAARTSSAPSDAYAAAPAAAMEMDAAYASAGDEIEVPAVQQKVVSQNIALKEQRAAVRKVNVDNRVGLSSIFSSLAEDEAESKADVADFAELPMPASPARQRSGAAQQLADRAPELSSREDGADARAPMRQAWVSSMVGGTEAWMAWSGLPDRENYIGVWLNREAIVAELSKAISLSQNEGLRFRLVDAQGHVVAGDYAPRYSSREVSLVPELTLAVGSALPQWRIETFRANGANTFGSSFRLVGGLFIVGLSAAILLGSTLLIWQARRDARDAERKTTFVANVSHELKTPLTSIRLFADMLHAGRVKDPDKQRAYLQNMVNETQRLTRLVNNVLDFSRLERGQHRGQVAAIELSSAVREIVAAQVDRLQADGLSITVATPDEMLEAHVDRDALEQILLNLLDNAAKYASSGERAEVVLTRESSGWCLRVTDYGAGIPAAERKQVFNAFHRSDDRLTAERPGCGLGLSIAARLAEEMGGTLKLESNHPSGCSFILQVHG; from the coding sequence ATGCGCTTCCGTCCTGTCATATTTGCCTGGTGCCTCCTCTTCGGAGCCACGCTGGCGATGGCTGCGGCCGCGTGGTGGTTGCTGGGGCGCGAAGCCGATCGGGTGGAGGCTTTGGCCGCCGGCACTTTGGCCAACCGGACGGCATCGGTCGCCGAAAGTATCGATTTATTAATGGGCGAGCTGCGCGACGGGGTCCGCGAGGGGTTGGTCGCCGTGCGGACGGTGCCGGAGCCGCGCATCGCGCTGGCCGAGTTGGTTGAGGGCAATCCTTATATCGCGGCAGGCTTTTACTTTCGCGGCTCGGACGCGGTGACGGCTTGGTTCGGTGAGCGCGGGCAATTGCCGTCGCCAAGCTCGCTTCGGGCGGGGGACGGTGAATTTCCCTGGACTTTGCCTGATTTTGAGGACGAGCGTTTGTTGCCGGAGGATGTGGTGCAGGCGGCCCCAGTTGCCGCGCGTACGTCCAGTGCGCCAAGCGATGCCTATGCGGCGGCCCCTGCAGCTGCGATGGAAATGGATGCTGCCTACGCAAGCGCTGGAGATGAAATAGAAGTGCCTGCGGTGCAGCAGAAGGTTGTTTCGCAGAATATAGCTTTGAAAGAGCAACGTGCTGCGGTGCGTAAGGTCAACGTCGATAATCGGGTGGGGCTTAGCAGTATTTTTAGTTCCTTGGCAGAGGACGAAGCCGAATCGAAGGCGGATGTGGCAGACTTCGCGGAGTTGCCTATGCCAGCTTCGCCAGCGCGGCAGCGCTCAGGTGCTGCGCAGCAACTGGCGGACCGCGCTCCCGAGCTGAGTTCGCGGGAGGATGGCGCTGACGCACGCGCACCGATGCGTCAAGCGTGGGTGAGTTCCATGGTCGGCGGGACTGAAGCGTGGATGGCGTGGAGTGGCTTGCCGGATCGTGAGAACTATATTGGCGTCTGGCTAAACCGGGAGGCCATTGTCGCCGAGCTTTCCAAAGCGATCAGCCTATCGCAAAACGAGGGGCTGCGTTTTCGCCTAGTGGATGCGCAGGGGCATGTGGTCGCGGGAGATTATGCGCCGCGCTATAGTAGCCGCGAAGTATCGTTGGTGCCAGAGCTGACTCTCGCAGTGGGCAGTGCGCTGCCGCAGTGGCGAATCGAGACCTTTCGTGCCAATGGCGCGAATACCTTTGGCAGTAGCTTTCGGTTGGTGGGGGGGCTCTTTATCGTGGGGCTGAGTGCGGCGATCTTGCTCGGCTCGACGCTCTTGATTTGGCAAGCGCGTCGCGATGCCCGCGATGCTGAGCGTAAGACCACCTTTGTGGCGAATGTATCGCACGAGCTGAAAACGCCGCTGACCAGCATTCGCTTGTTTGCCGATATGTTGCACGCTGGACGTGTCAAAGATCCCGACAAGCAACGCGCGTATTTGCAAAATATGGTCAACGAAACGCAGCGGCTCACGCGTCTGGTAAATAACGTGCTCGATTTCAGTCGGCTGGAACGCGGCCAACATCGCGGCCAGGTTGCGGCGATTGAGTTGAGCAGTGCCGTTCGAGAAATTGTTGCGGCTCAGGTCGATCGCCTGCAAGCGGACGGCTTAAGTATCACGGTCGCGACGCCGGATGAGATGTTGGAAGCCCATGTCGACCGCGATGCATTGGAGCAAATACTGCTTAACTTGCTCGATAATGCGGCTAAATATGCCTCCTCCGGCGAGCGCGCGGAGGTGGTGCTCACGCGTGAGAGCTCCGGCTGGTGCTTGCGCGTCACTGATTACGGAGCCGGCATCCCGGCCGCCGAGCGCAAACAAGTCTTTAACGCCTTTCATCGATCGGATGATCGTTTGACTGCAGAACGCCCCGGCTGTGGGCTCGGCCTCAGTATCGCGGCGCGATTGGCCGAGGAAATGGGCGGCACGCTCAAGCTCGAATCAAATCACCCCAGCGGTTGTTCCTTTATTTTACAAGTCCATGGCTGA
- a CDS encoding response regulator transcription factor — protein sequence MADPKQILIAEDDASIRLVLVDLLESEGYRVAVATQGEEALALFESTSPDLAILDIMMPRLSGYDVCRAIRKSDAALPIIMLSAKSEEIDKVLGLELGADDYMTKPFGVRELLARVSAALRRAANSTCANQSGAESPVYFGDIQLDRARRQLLRGDQELPLTQLEYKLLLAFIEHADRALSRDELLNAAWGIDYQGTTRTLDQHVSQLRHKIEPEPAKPRYLLTVHGYGYRYKPE from the coding sequence ATGGCTGATCCCAAACAGATACTCATTGCCGAAGACGACGCGAGCATTCGCCTGGTTTTAGTCGATCTTTTAGAAAGCGAGGGCTATCGTGTGGCTGTCGCGACTCAGGGCGAAGAAGCGCTCGCGCTCTTTGAATCTACCAGTCCCGATCTGGCGATTCTCGACATTATGATGCCTCGCTTGAGTGGTTACGACGTCTGTCGCGCAATTCGCAAAAGTGACGCGGCCCTGCCCATCATTATGCTCAGCGCCAAGAGTGAAGAGATCGATAAAGTGCTAGGCCTCGAACTGGGCGCAGACGATTATATGACCAAGCCCTTTGGCGTGCGTGAGTTACTGGCGCGAGTGAGTGCCGCACTGCGGCGCGCCGCCAACAGCACTTGCGCCAACCAAAGCGGCGCGGAGAGTCCGGTGTACTTTGGAGACATCCAGCTCGATCGCGCGCGGCGTCAATTATTACGCGGCGATCAAGAGCTTCCGCTGACTCAGTTAGAGTATAAGCTGTTGCTTGCATTTATCGAGCATGCCGACCGCGCGTTGAGTCGCGATGAGCTGCTTAACGCCGCCTGGGGCATCGATTACCAAGGGACCACCCGCACCTTGGATCAGCACGTTTCGCAGCTACGGCACAAGATCGAACCCGAACCCGCGAAGCCGCGCTATCTACTGACTGTGCACGGTTACGGCTATCGCTATAAGCCCGAGTGA
- a CDS encoding IS4 family transposase — protein MSASTSLCFPLFSNFPAAFEELFSRESCALIFAQHGPRGGGQAKLNGWEWLMSRVYHELARSGTFSSNTKAVSGVRISDSALSQRALSIGEKLIEEILPIALRPLADRERDVQAFYHAYRLVAIDGTRFNLRNTGTINEQASKVACNRGSGEPAFAHLLAVVLVELGMHQPLGTRLGWQGEGELTLARQLFAAQDLPERSLLLADRLFGYPSLIWGLWSMLRRTHSYVLVRIKSNLKAKRTRQLADGSWLVEVKAVDPSTRKKVGVLELREIYGRVCYEDQNGHRSCLQIRLWTSLLDDTTSPATELIALYAARWEEELFFRELKSHLHARGELLDALTPQTAAQEVLAMLLAAALIAKQRQSVASAAGVEPLRISFAKVLHKTAALCELLQVGADLITPQALAQWIQRLLDDLIYDAVIKKRRPRTCPRTLRQPTKDWPKTKVAQSKRVVKTIEVTNP, from the coding sequence ATGAGCGCATCCACCTCCTTGTGTTTCCCGTTGTTTTCTAATTTTCCAGCTGCCTTTGAGGAGCTATTTAGCCGTGAGAGTTGCGCTCTGATTTTCGCGCAGCACGGTCCTCGCGGTGGTGGCCAAGCCAAGTTAAATGGCTGGGAATGGTTGATGTCCAGGGTCTACCATGAGTTGGCACGTTCGGGTACTTTCTCGTCTAATACCAAGGCGGTATCCGGAGTGCGCATCTCGGACAGCGCGCTCAGCCAGCGGGCCTTGTCGATTGGCGAGAAGCTGATCGAAGAGATACTGCCTATCGCGCTACGTCCGTTAGCCGACCGTGAGCGAGATGTGCAGGCCTTTTATCATGCATATCGGTTGGTGGCCATCGACGGGACTCGTTTCAATTTACGTAATACCGGAACCATTAATGAACAGGCTTCAAAAGTGGCTTGCAACCGCGGTAGCGGTGAACCTGCTTTCGCGCATTTGCTGGCAGTTGTCCTGGTGGAATTGGGTATGCACCAACCTTTGGGCACCCGTTTAGGCTGGCAAGGCGAGGGCGAGTTGACACTCGCGCGGCAACTGTTTGCGGCGCAGGATCTGCCCGAGCGCAGTCTGCTTTTAGCCGACCGACTGTTCGGTTATCCTTCGCTGATCTGGGGACTCTGGTCAATGCTCCGGCGCACACACAGTTACGTTCTGGTTCGAATAAAGTCTAATCTCAAAGCCAAGCGCACGCGGCAACTCGCGGATGGTTCATGGCTAGTCGAAGTCAAAGCGGTTGATCCATCCACACGCAAGAAGGTGGGGGTACTCGAACTACGTGAGATCTATGGTCGAGTCTGCTATGAAGACCAGAATGGTCACCGTTCGTGTCTTCAAATACGCTTGTGGACGAGTCTGCTCGATGACACCACCAGCCCAGCCACAGAACTGATCGCCCTTTACGCCGCACGCTGGGAGGAAGAGTTATTCTTCCGAGAACTCAAAAGCCACCTGCACGCCCGCGGAGAACTACTTGACGCACTCACTCCGCAAACCGCAGCCCAAGAAGTGCTCGCGATGCTCTTAGCGGCCGCGCTGATCGCCAAGCAGCGCCAAAGCGTCGCTTCTGCCGCAGGCGTTGAGCCCTTGCGCATCAGCTTTGCCAAGGTTTTGCACAAGACAGCCGCACTGTGCGAGCTACTGCAAGTCGGTGCAGACTTGATCACCCCGCAAGCGCTGGCTCAGTGGATACAGCGACTCTTAGATGATCTTATATATGATGCCGTTATTAAAAAACGAAGACCTAGAACTTGCCCCAGAACCCTACGACAACCCACAAAAGACTGGCCAAAAACTAAAGTTGCCCAGTCAAAACGAGTTGTTAAAACTATAGAAGTCACCAATCCTTAA
- a CDS encoding glycine--tRNA ligase — protein sequence MTAPASNDALMEDIVGLCKRRGFIFASSEIYGGYNGFYDYGPLGVELRNNIKQAWWRDMVQRRDDIEGLDSTIIMHPDIWKASGHIDSFSDPLVDCKESKRRYRADQLFFAPVILDGENVGYVAFVEGTDSASIIKRAKKLRDNLDKKQSKLDEAALSSDHTEFTEATDAQRELTLAPDANKVGTLTAPRAFKLMFETKVGPLADDSAVAYLRPETAQGIFANYKNIVDTGRVKIPFGIAQIGKAFRNEITPRNFIFRSREFEQMEIEYFIAPDADWKALHREWIDTCTDWLVSIGLSREGITEDIHPTEKLAFYSQATTDLMYQFPHGEQELWGIACRSDYDLQQHQKHSGKSMEIFDETSKTKYVPHVIEPSLGVDRTLLAVLTAAYTEDEVPNDKGKVEKRTVMKFSPKIAPVKAAVFPLLKNKPELVEVAQKLYKKLQRRWNVFYDASGAIGRRYRRQDEIGTPFGITIDFDTIEKDGTVTLRDRDTCEQRRVTEAELFEFLEEQIDG from the coding sequence ATGACAGCTCCAGCATCCAATGACGCACTTATGGAAGATATCGTCGGCCTCTGCAAACGCCGCGGTTTTATCTTCGCATCTTCTGAAATTTACGGTGGCTATAATGGCTTCTACGATTACGGCCCACTCGGTGTCGAGTTACGTAACAACATCAAGCAAGCTTGGTGGCGCGACATGGTGCAACGCCGCGATGATATCGAAGGCTTGGACTCGACCATCATCATGCACCCCGACATCTGGAAGGCCTCCGGACATATCGACAGCTTTTCCGACCCATTGGTCGACTGTAAAGAATCGAAGCGTCGCTACCGCGCCGACCAACTGTTCTTCGCGCCCGTCATTCTGGACGGCGAAAACGTCGGCTATGTCGCATTTGTAGAAGGCACCGATAGCGCCAGCATCATCAAACGCGCCAAAAAGCTACGCGACAATCTCGACAAAAAGCAGTCGAAGCTCGACGAAGCCGCGCTCAGCAGCGACCACACGGAATTTACCGAGGCCACAGATGCACAGCGCGAACTGACGCTCGCGCCAGACGCCAACAAGGTCGGCACGCTAACAGCACCGCGCGCATTTAAGCTAATGTTTGAGACCAAGGTGGGCCCACTCGCCGACGACTCTGCGGTCGCCTATCTGCGCCCGGAAACTGCACAGGGCATCTTTGCCAATTACAAGAACATCGTCGACACCGGCCGCGTAAAGATTCCTTTCGGCATCGCGCAAATCGGCAAGGCTTTCCGCAACGAGATCACACCGCGTAACTTCATCTTCCGCTCGCGCGAGTTCGAACAAATGGAGATCGAATACTTCATCGCGCCCGACGCCGACTGGAAGGCGCTCCACCGCGAGTGGATCGACACCTGCACCGACTGGCTGGTCTCAATCGGCCTGTCCCGCGAAGGCATCACCGAGGACATCCACCCAACCGAGAAGCTCGCCTTCTACTCACAGGCCACAACCGACCTCATGTATCAGTTTCCCCACGGCGAACAAGAGCTCTGGGGTATCGCCTGCCGTAGTGACTACGATCTACAACAGCATCAGAAGCACTCTGGCAAATCCATGGAGATCTTCGACGAGACCTCCAAGACCAAGTATGTGCCCCACGTCATCGAACCTTCGCTCGGCGTCGACCGCACACTGCTGGCCGTGTTGACAGCTGCTTACACCGAAGACGAAGTGCCCAACGACAAGGGCAAAGTCGAAAAGCGCACTGTAATGAAGTTCAGCCCGAAGATTGCCCCTGTCAAAGCCGCCGTCTTCCCGCTACTCAAGAATAAGCCCGAACTGGTGGAAGTCGCCCAGAAGCTCTACAAGAAATTACAACGCCGCTGGAACGTCTTCTACGACGCCTCCGGCGCGATCGGTCGTCGCTACCGTCGTCAAGACGAGATCGGCACCCCCTTCGGCATCACCATCGACTTCGACACCATCGAAAAAGACGGCACCGTCACGCTACGCGATCGCGACACCTGCGAACAACGCCGCGTAACCGAAGCCGAGCTGTTCGAATTCCTGGAAGAACAAATCGACGGCTAG
- a CDS encoding vWA domain-containing protein, whose product MKNRIPKVLLTLALVCGLTAQADIIRTAEVLQVDAALDRPVVPANQAEDVVVQIKILPSDLPNDRERPPVNLSLVLDRSGSMSGEKIEQAIQAAEVAVGRLGPRDRVSVIIYDHDVETLVSSQHVTPAGLRAMKRALRQVTARGNTAIYAGLSQAAAELRRHREDGYINRMILLSDGLANRGPSQVADFRALGRALAGEDMVISTIGLGLGFNEDIMTTLADAGQGNTYFVENADDLPRIFAGELGDALNVAATNIEIIVRPRGGARIIKSLGREAELNDGSARFRMPQVYSGLEKLALVEMRVPKGVVGAVEDLIEVEVNYNAVGESHMRTQQVSVPIRYTDEVEQVVAAARKDIAQNVVDNRVAEAKEAAITYADAGDRDEAANRLRSVVGQISADYGFLGDEVLAAPSAVLEQEADQVQTKGLSNEKRKSFRADSYQSRNQQSVQ is encoded by the coding sequence ATGAAAAATCGAATTCCTAAAGTTTTACTCACCTTGGCGCTCGTCTGCGGGCTGACCGCCCAAGCCGATATCATTCGCACCGCTGAAGTTCTGCAGGTCGATGCGGCGCTGGATCGTCCAGTGGTGCCTGCGAATCAGGCAGAGGACGTGGTGGTGCAAATTAAAATTCTACCTTCTGATTTGCCGAACGATCGAGAGCGTCCGCCTGTGAATTTAAGCTTGGTGCTGGACCGGTCCGGCTCGATGAGTGGTGAGAAAATTGAACAAGCGATTCAAGCTGCAGAAGTCGCCGTTGGACGACTGGGGCCGCGTGACCGGGTTTCGGTGATTATCTACGATCACGATGTCGAAACCTTGGTGTCGTCGCAGCATGTTACCCCGGCGGGACTTCGGGCGATGAAGCGTGCGCTGCGTCAAGTTACGGCGCGGGGCAATACTGCGATTTACGCAGGGCTGAGCCAAGCAGCTGCAGAGCTGCGGCGTCATCGCGAGGACGGCTACATTAATCGTATGATTTTGCTCTCGGACGGTTTGGCCAATCGTGGTCCTTCGCAGGTGGCAGATTTTCGTGCTCTGGGGCGTGCGCTGGCCGGTGAGGACATGGTGATCAGCACCATTGGTCTCGGTCTGGGCTTTAATGAAGATATCATGACGACTTTGGCCGACGCCGGGCAGGGGAATACGTATTTTGTCGAAAATGCCGACGATCTGCCGCGGATTTTTGCGGGAGAGCTGGGCGATGCGCTCAATGTTGCGGCCACCAATATCGAAATCATTGTGCGTCCGCGTGGAGGGGCGCGCATTATCAAGAGTCTTGGGCGCGAAGCCGAGCTCAACGATGGCAGCGCGCGCTTCCGCATGCCGCAGGTCTATAGCGGTCTGGAAAAACTGGCGCTGGTCGAAATGCGTGTGCCCAAAGGTGTGGTGGGCGCTGTGGAGGACTTGATCGAAGTCGAAGTCAATTATAACGCGGTGGGTGAGTCGCATATGCGCACACAGCAAGTGTCGGTTCCGATTCGTTACACGGATGAGGTGGAGCAAGTGGTGGCTGCTGCGCGCAAGGACATTGCGCAAAATGTGGTGGATAATCGGGTGGCGGAGGCCAAGGAAGCTGCCATTACATACGCCGATGCCGGGGATCGCGACGAGGCGGCCAATCGCCTGCGCAGTGTGGTCGGTCAGATTTCAGCTGATTATGGTTTCCTCGGCGATGAGGTGCTCGCTGCGCCGAGTGCTGTGTTGGAGCAAGAAGCCGATCAGGTGCAAACGAAGGGCTTGTCGAATGAAAAGCGTAAGAGCTTTCGTGCCGATAGTTACCAGTCGCGTAACCAGCAGTCGGTGCAGTAG